A region from the Drosophila takahashii strain IR98-3 E-12201 chromosome 2L, DtakHiC1v2, whole genome shotgun sequence genome encodes:
- the LOC108062035 gene encoding phenoloxidase-activating factor 2-like isoform X1, with the protein MACSENINCSDGSQVLFTSHFINPTIDENRNIIQKLKCNMILLNFLILCACILTCGAQNTSVDNLIAEIFRTGDTRSSIGPITSNANPGSVQIESCGYQKECVRRWLCKSGTINTNGEGLIDIRIGSGSQCKNYMDLCCDLSNKSVDPIFPIAPDNPKGCGYKNSNGVGFKIIGAVNQEAEFGEFPWMLAILREEGPRNVYECGGALIAPNVVLTAAHCARNKERSSIVVRAGEWDTQITQEIIGHEDRHVKEIVYHEQFNKGALYNDIALMLLESPFSSKPNIQPVCLPNVGENFDFDRCYATGWGKNQFGKDGEYQVILKKVDMPVVPAQQCQANLRETRLGRHFILHDSFICAGGEKDKDTCKGDGGSPLVCPIKGQKDRFVSAGIISWGVLCGEENIPGLYANVAYLRPWIDAKLQNWNIDPTYYTP; encoded by the exons taaCATGATATTACTCAATTTCCTTATATTATGCGCCTGCATTTTAACTTGTGGAGCGCAAAACACTTCCGTGGACAATTTGATTGCAGAAATTTTTAGAACCGGTGATACACGTAGCTCAATCGGACCAATTACTTCAAATGCAAATCCAGGATCAGTCCAAATTGAATCCTGTGGCTATCAAAAAGAGTGTGTTCGCCGTTGGTTGTGTAAAAGTGGCACGATTAACACCAATGGAGAAGGTCTAATTGATATTCGAATCGGATCTGGCTCACAATGCAAAAACTATATGGACCTGTGCTGTGATCTTTCAAACAAG AGCGTTGACCCTATATTCCCGATTGCACCTGATAATCCCAAGGGCTGTGGTTACAAGAATTCCAACGGCGTtggctttaaaattattggagCTGTAAACCAGGAGGCCGAGTTTGGAGAATTCCCTTGGATGTTAGCAATTCTCCGAGAAGAAGGACCACGTAACGTGTACGAATGCGGAGGAGCTTTGATAGCTCCGAATGTGGTTTTGACTGCGGCTCATTGTGCTCGCAACAAAGAACGGAGTTCTATTGTTG TGAGAGCTGGGGAATGGGACACGCAAATAACGCAAGAAATCATTGGCCATGAGGACCGACATGTGAAGGAAATAGTGTATCATGAACAGTTTAATAAGGGAGCCCTTTACAACGACATTGCTCTTATGTTACTGGAAAGCCCATTTTCCTCCAAACCAAACATTCAACCAGTTTGTTTGCCCAATGTGGGTGAGAACTTTGATTTTGATCGTTGTTATGCAACCGGCTGGGGCAAAAACCAGTTTGGCAAGGACGGGGAATACCAGGTAATCCTGAAAAAGGTGGATATGCCCGTGGTGCCTGCACAACAGTGCCAGGCAAACCTGCGAGAAACTCGTCTCGGCAGGCACTTTATTTTACACGACAGTTTCATTTGCGCTGGCGGCGAAAAGGACAAGGATACTTGCAAGGGAGACGGAGGTTCCCCCCTAGTATGCCCAATTAAGGGCCAGAAAGACCGATTTGTGTCGGCCGGAATTATTTCCTGGGGAGTCCTCTGTGGCGAAGAAAACATCCCCGGTTTGTATGCCAACGTGGCCTATCTTCGTCCGTGGATTGACGCAAAATtgcaaaattggaatattGATCCCACCTATTATACACCCTAA
- the LOC108062035 gene encoding phenoloxidase-activating factor 2-like isoform X2 codes for MILLNFLILCACILTCGAQNTSVDNLIAEIFRTGDTRSSIGPITSNANPGSVQIESCGYQKECVRRWLCKSGTINTNGEGLIDIRIGSGSQCKNYMDLCCDLSNKSVDPIFPIAPDNPKGCGYKNSNGVGFKIIGAVNQEAEFGEFPWMLAILREEGPRNVYECGGALIAPNVVLTAAHCARNKERSSIVVRAGEWDTQITQEIIGHEDRHVKEIVYHEQFNKGALYNDIALMLLESPFSSKPNIQPVCLPNVGENFDFDRCYATGWGKNQFGKDGEYQVILKKVDMPVVPAQQCQANLRETRLGRHFILHDSFICAGGEKDKDTCKGDGGSPLVCPIKGQKDRFVSAGIISWGVLCGEENIPGLYANVAYLRPWIDAKLQNWNIDPTYYTP; via the exons ATGATATTACTCAATTTCCTTATATTATGCGCCTGCATTTTAACTTGTGGAGCGCAAAACACTTCCGTGGACAATTTGATTGCAGAAATTTTTAGAACCGGTGATACACGTAGCTCAATCGGACCAATTACTTCAAATGCAAATCCAGGATCAGTCCAAATTGAATCCTGTGGCTATCAAAAAGAGTGTGTTCGCCGTTGGTTGTGTAAAAGTGGCACGATTAACACCAATGGAGAAGGTCTAATTGATATTCGAATCGGATCTGGCTCACAATGCAAAAACTATATGGACCTGTGCTGTGATCTTTCAAACAAG AGCGTTGACCCTATATTCCCGATTGCACCTGATAATCCCAAGGGCTGTGGTTACAAGAATTCCAACGGCGTtggctttaaaattattggagCTGTAAACCAGGAGGCCGAGTTTGGAGAATTCCCTTGGATGTTAGCAATTCTCCGAGAAGAAGGACCACGTAACGTGTACGAATGCGGAGGAGCTTTGATAGCTCCGAATGTGGTTTTGACTGCGGCTCATTGTGCTCGCAACAAAGAACGGAGTTCTATTGTTG TGAGAGCTGGGGAATGGGACACGCAAATAACGCAAGAAATCATTGGCCATGAGGACCGACATGTGAAGGAAATAGTGTATCATGAACAGTTTAATAAGGGAGCCCTTTACAACGACATTGCTCTTATGTTACTGGAAAGCCCATTTTCCTCCAAACCAAACATTCAACCAGTTTGTTTGCCCAATGTGGGTGAGAACTTTGATTTTGATCGTTGTTATGCAACCGGCTGGGGCAAAAACCAGTTTGGCAAGGACGGGGAATACCAGGTAATCCTGAAAAAGGTGGATATGCCCGTGGTGCCTGCACAACAGTGCCAGGCAAACCTGCGAGAAACTCGTCTCGGCAGGCACTTTATTTTACACGACAGTTTCATTTGCGCTGGCGGCGAAAAGGACAAGGATACTTGCAAGGGAGACGGAGGTTCCCCCCTAGTATGCCCAATTAAGGGCCAGAAAGACCGATTTGTGTCGGCCGGAATTATTTCCTGGGGAGTCCTCTGTGGCGAAGAAAACATCCCCGGTTTGTATGCCAACGTGGCCTATCTTCGTCCGTGGATTGACGCAAAATtgcaaaattggaatattGATCCCACCTATTATACACCCTAA